In one window of Rhizobium sp. ACO-34A DNA:
- a CDS encoding methyltransferase gives MNTMEQRQWMKDQMPQTTLSLYHTENCRLLPNRSELLYRLPRAGIAAEIGAAFGDYSAEILQRNRPHQLHLIDAWDTDRYRAGLEKIRQDNAAAIQSGQLHIHQGFSTVKLPEFPDGFFDWVYIDTNHSYETTWEELVICHRKVKKDGRIAGHDFCPGNVVAPVPYGVVEAVLKFCHDAAWQFEYLTLQSDGHFSFCLKRL, from the coding sequence ATGAACACGATGGAACAGCGGCAATGGATGAAAGACCAGATGCCGCAGACGACGCTCAGCCTCTATCACACCGAGAATTGCCGCCTGTTGCCGAACCGAAGCGAACTTCTCTACCGGCTTCCCCGCGCGGGCATTGCCGCGGAGATCGGCGCCGCCTTCGGTGATTATTCGGCCGAGATCCTGCAGCGTAACAGACCGCACCAGCTGCATCTGATCGATGCCTGGGATACCGATCGCTATCGGGCAGGGCTGGAAAAGATCCGTCAGGATAATGCCGCCGCCATCCAGTCGGGGCAGCTGCACATTCATCAGGGATTTTCGACCGTCAAGCTTCCGGAATTCCCCGACGGCTTCTTCGACTGGGTCTATATCGACACCAATCATTCCTATGAAACCACCTGGGAAGAGCTCGTGATCTGCCACCGCAAGGTCAAGAAGGACGGTCGCATCGCCGGTCACGACTTCTGCCCGGGCAATGTCGTGGCGCCGGTGCCTTATGGCGTCGTCGAAGCCGTGCTGAAGTTCTGCCATGACGCGGCCTGGCAGTTCGAATATCTGACGCTTCAGAGCGACGGTCATTTCTCGTTCTGCCTGAAGCGTCTCTAG